The Heteronotia binoei isolate CCM8104 ecotype False Entrance Well chromosome 11, APGP_CSIRO_Hbin_v1, whole genome shotgun sequence genome includes the window TGCACAGCCCAACCTAGCCTGATCTCGTTAAgattctcagaagctaaccagggtcagcgctggttagtacttggaagtcCACCCACGCTCACAATGCagaagcaaaccacctctgtctctttTGCCCAGGctggtccaatcttgtcagaagctaagcagaagggTTAGTGGGAGACCACCTacgacaggggtatcaaacatgcagttcaggggccggatcaggcccccagagggctcctatcagcccccctggctgtcacctgcttccttctcccttctctctcgcttccttctgcatcacagcttgctttgaatggcttgctcaatcgcataggagttacagagcaaaacctgttttttttttccattggctgaggctcctcccttggggtgggtggggagggagagcttgtttttctaggcgctctcaatcgcacagcagagctactgagccaagcctctctcccttctattggctgaggctcctccccctcctggtcccctggggaaggcaggaaagagccagagcttccttttcctggttccctggatcccgtgggagaaatacaaagaaagtgcctttaagacccaacaggtccttaacattttaagcatgttttgttaaAGAAAAGAACATTTAATTGCGTTTGTGTCCTTcgtaacgtttatatctctgccgcCTAACCTTAAATAGGCCTGGCCTGacacattaatgtcagatccggcccttataaaagatgagtttgacacctctgacctAGGAAGTGTAGAGTTGCTAGGCAGAGGCGAGCAAGAGCACCCCTCTggtgtttgtctcttgctttgaaagccctttgcGCTCACCATAAATGGGCTGTGACTTTGCACTTTCCACCAGCAGGCCAGTGGAGAGAGATGGCACTGCAGGAACAATCCCCCCTGCTGATCTTCGAGTCCCCCATGCTTCCTTTCTACCACCACTCCTTGTGAATGCAGGATTCAGCCAAGGCTGCATGTAAAAAGGAGGTCCCGATTTATGTTCTTTCCCAGCTGCTGGGATTCTAAATCACGGCTTAATCCCGGGACATCCGATTGCATCCGCTGTGCAAACGTTCCTTCATTCCGTCGCAAGCTTGGGCAGCTTTGCATGTCAGCGCAATGTCTCTCTCACGCACCAGCCAGGCTACTGCGCCAATCAGATCCACGCGGGGGGCCAGCACTTGCAACCAAAGCTAAAACCTGACGTATTTCACCATTGTGGCTGCCCTTCCTCAAAGAATgtcaagattttttgggggggggagggtgttgagAATTCACACTGAGATAATCCTGGCTTTGGCTTCCCGAAATTCCTCAGCCGGGTGCCAAGATGCTCAAAAGAGATTTGAAACTGGTTTAAGTGTTCGGGGTAGATTTGTCTTCAGTTCACGGGCAGAGCCTGCCAGGAACTGCATACAGTAACCTCAGTCAGCTCCTGTTTCTCAGCTTCACCATCCGGCGGGCACAAAAATATGGCAGAAGAACCAAGCCGGAAAAGTCCACCCTCGAGGCAAGGAGGACGCATGAGAGCCTGGCAGAGAGCCCACCTCGTGCGAATCATGAAGAAACTGGGTTGGTTGTTGTGTCTTTAGatccggggtgtcaaacatgtggcccaggggccaaatcaggcccccggagggctcctatcaggcccccgagcagctggctgtcatctgctttcttctccctctctcttgcttccttctgcacaacggtttgctttacaaggcttgctcaattgcacagacaggagctatagagcaaaacctcttattttctccactaGCTGAACCACCTCACTTAGGGAGAAAAGGGgcgagagcttgctttgccaggctctctcaattgaagaagaagaagatattggatttatatcccgccctccactccgaagagtcccagagtggctcacaatctcctttaccttccttccccacaacagacaccctgtgaggtagatgaagatattggatttatatcccgccctccactccgaagagtctcagagtgactcccaatctcctttcccttccttccccacaacagacaccctgtgaggtgggtggggctggagagggctctcacagtagctgccctttcaaggacaacctctgccagacccaaggccattccagcagctgcaaatggaggagtggggaatcaaacctggttctcccagataagagtccgtgcacgtcaccactacaccaaactggcacagcaGAACTAGAGTCAagcctctttcttctattggctgaggatccccccaccagtcccctggggaaggaaagaaagagccagagcttcctttgcccagttccctggatcccatgggagaaatacaaagaaagcacctttaacaccaacgagGGCTAGCGATTTAAGCATGTGTaaagttttggtttttttaaatccttagttgtgtttttgtctgtgtcctttataaagttgtaTCTCTGCACCCTAATCTTCAATAGCTATACACATGACCTGACTTgagatggcccggcccaacctgacatggcctggcccagcaaggtctcatttatatcagatctggccctcatagcaaatgagttcgacacccctgctctagatgttaAAGCTAAACCTTTGGGCACAATGCGTCATCCAGTTAGCTGGCTCCTGCGGTTGGACTTACTCATGGAGAAACAGCTGGCCTGGCCTCCTACAAGCAGAAAGGTCATTCCTCATCGTCCAGCCTAAGTCACTGACTTCCTTTTAAAGAGCCGTTTTCCAAAAACCTCTGCCTTCGGGAAACTTCCCATGACAACTGGCTTGTCGAGGAAACTTAGCTGACTCAAAAGATTCCAGGGACGGGTCTGTAGGACTCACACCCAATCAGAGGCCCAGGCTGTGCCCTCTTTGAACTGGGGTTCCAgactccccaccccaaaaaaaagacCCCAGCCCTCATTTACAGCTACATTCTGCAGGCGAAACCACAGCAGGTGGCTGTTCCATGGaattttgaagaagatattggatttatagcagAAGATACTGGAtatatatcccgtcctatactccgagcagtcacaatctcctttaccttctcccaacccaccacaacagacaccctgtgaggtgggtggggctgagagagcgctcccaaaagttgccctttcaaggacaactcctacgagagctatggctgacccaaggccattccaacagctgcaagtggaggagtggggaatcaaacccagttctcccagaatagagagctatggctgacccaagaccattccagcagctgcaggtggaggagtggggaatcaaacccggttctcccagataagagagctctggctgacccaaggccattctggcagctccaagtggaggagtggggaatcaaacccagttctcccagataagagagctgtggctgacccaagcccattccagcagctgcaggtggagtggggaatcaaacccagttctcgcagataagagagctatggcagacccaaggccattccagcaagtgcgaatggaggagtggggaatcaaacccggttctcccagataagagagctatggctgacacaagaccattctagcagctgcaagtggaggagtggggaatcaaaccccgttctcccagataagagagctatggctgacccaaggccattccagcagctgcaagtgggggagtggggaatcaaacccggttctcccagattagagaactatggctgacccaagaccattccggcagctgcaagtggagaagtggggaatcaaacctggttctcccagataagacagctctggctgacccaaggccattccgacagctgcaagtggaggagtggagaatcaaacccggttcttccagataagagggctctggttgacccaaggctattccagcagctccaagtggaggagtggggaatcaaacccggttctcccagataagagagctctggctgacccaaggccattccaacagctgtaagtggagaagtggggaatcaaacccggttctcccagataagagagctctggctgacccaaggccattccggcagctccaagtggaggagtggggaatcaaacccagttctcccagataagagagctgtggctgacccaaggccattccagcagctgcaggtggagtggggaattaaacccagttctcacagataagagagctatggcagacccaaggccattccagcagctgcaggttgaagagtgggaaatcaaacccggttctcccagataagagagctctggctgacccaaggccattccagcaggtgcaagtgtaggagtggggaatcaaacccggttctcccagataagagtccgtgcacttaaccactacactcaaCTAGCTCTCTACAGTAGTTTGCTTACTACACTCAATTTTCCCCTTTCAGGTTCTGCTGCTATATCTGAAGAATCTCCCCCTGCCTTAGCAGGCAGCTGAAAACCTCAAATTTTAAGAGGCAGTTCTgttacatttttcttttcttttctgcataaCTGTATTTTTCAGTGTTGAAGGCAGGGAGAAGAAATTTTAAGTGATggcctgctccccacccccaccccgagtgcatggatgtgtgtgtgaaagcacatgCAGGAATCAGGTTTGTGGCAGCTGAGACCATGAGACAGAAGCAGGGATTTCCAAGCTGTTTGATGCCCACCCCCCATGCCACTTCTGCCCATCTTTGCGCCAGGCTCAGAGAGATGTGAGCGATGGCAGAATGTCAACCTGGCTGGAGAACCAACTGAATGGACGCCGCTCTTCTTTGCCTCTCTGTCTTACAGAAACCAGGCTGCCTTGAAAGTTTACaggattctgcatgggatagagaaggtagagaaaaaagtacttctcaccctttctcacagtacgagaactcgtgggcactccgtgaaattgctgagcagtcgggttagaacggatagaaggaagtccttcttcacccaaagggtgattaacgtggaagtcactgccacaggagatggcggcggctacaagcatagccagcttcaagaggggattggatcaacatctggagcagcggtccatcagtggctattagtcacagcgtattgttggaactctctgtctggggcaagtgatgctctgtattcttggtgcttgggtgggtgggggggcaacaatgggagggcttccagtatcctggccccactggtggacctcctgatggcacctgagttttttggccactgtgacacggaatgttggactggatgggccattggcctgatccaacaaggcttatcttatgttcttatgtgacacagagtgttggactggaggggccattggcctgatccaacatggcttatcttatgttcttaaagccacAAATGCACTGAAGATTCACTATCTTCCTTCTCAATATTtagacttctccccccccccccaaaaaaaacccctgagtttTTTCAAAACCCTTTGGCTATTACTGCAGGAGAAAAACCAAGGACTGATTTGCAGCTCGGAAGCTCCTCTCTTCACACTGGACTAGCCTGCCCACATCAGcgacataaaaagagaaaagcaatCGGTTGGATAGCaaagcccctcccctctgcttTTAACCACACCCATTCAGCCCCACCACTGCCCCCGTCTTTGCCCATGCTCGCTGGTTAAGTAGTCTtagagccaggggtggaattctagcaggagctcctttgcatattaggccacacccccctgatgcagccaatcctccaagagcttacaaaaaaagagccttgtgagctcttggaggattggctacatcagggggggtggcctaatatgcaaaggagctcctgttaaaattccacccctgcttagagCACATACAGAGTGCTTTTCCTCAGCACGGAGCATCCCCGTGTCCTTCAGAATGAAAGAGCAGAGCTGCTCCAGCAGATCACAAGATGCCCCCCCGACTTAGGAAACTCCCCCCcgccgcaaaaaaaaaaaaactccacacTGCCCTCCCCATACCTGACAGCATACAGAGGGAACGGGGTCAATGAACTTTCTAAAAAAACTTTAGGAATTACAGTTTTGCAAATACATCCATACAAGACCCATGTTATTGCTACCATTTCTCCAAATGTACCTACGTCTGTCCCGTATAGCACAAAAGGACCCCGCCTTCATAGAGTCCCCTGCCAACAAGGGAAGATTCAGTTCAAGCAATCGATGCATCCAGCATAGGTCTGCTTTGTTCGGACTGCCCGGGATTTTTGCTTTCAAGCTCGTCTCCTGCTTCGTTTTAGGTAGCCGGAGGGCGACCGTTGTTAAGCCAGGCCTTTCTAAAAGTGTCCTCTCTTGATAAATGCTAGGACTCCGGGGAGACGGAAGCCACCAGCCTTTGGGCAAGGGGACATCGTGCCAGTTTGCAGCGGGTGCTTTCCCTGAGCAGGGGATCGGAACATTCAGCACAGGACCGAGGAGAGAAGCAAAGTTTCCAGCAGCCGGAGATTCTGTCACGGCACCCGATGACCCGCCTGTCACGCCCTGCCAGACTCCAAGCCACCTCAGTCTTTCCAAGGATGCTGCCTCGACCCGAGATCTGGCTCACACGATGCTGCCCCTCTGCCCCTCCAGCCACACCCGTCGCAGTTCAAGAATCTCCCGGCCGTACCAGTTGTGGAGCTGGGAAAAGCAAGCGCCGTCCTGGTACCCGAGGCCTTCAGTCCCAGAGCCTCTGGTGCCACAGGAATTCCCTGAGGAGGCTCTTTTCCGTGGCGGCAAAGGCGGAGGCTTGAGGCCCCCCTCGTGGCTGTTGCCCCCAGAAGTGCCTCGATCGACCGATGGGTAGCCGCTCGGCAGGCTGCGAGGCCCCTCACAATTATACCACAAGGCACAGCCGTTTTCTTTCGGCGGGACACAAATCGGGAGCGTCGGTGTCTCGTGAGGGAAGGCGGGGCCTGAGGCGGCTGGCTCCAAATTGGGAGCAGACCTGTTTTTCCGGTAAACGGGGGACCTCCTCTGGACCCGGTGCGAGCCGGAGAAGTCACAACGCCGCATCTCCTCCAGCTGCTTCTCCAGTTCCCTCACCACCAAGCGCAGGTAGCCGAAGCTAGCCCGCGAGAGGGACTTCACCCACGCCTCCATGGCCGCCTGGCTCTCAGCCGCCAGTATATAGGTGCGGGCCTTGGCGCAGCCGAAGCGAATGGCGAAGGCGAACTCTTCCGTGGACTCGCACAGCTCCACCGTCGAGCCTTCCAGGACGATGACCCCGACCGGCTCTCGGCTCTCTCGGTCCTCGAAGTAGAAGAGCATGTTCCCCTTCAGCACGAACCAGCGCTTGTGGTAGGCCGTGTTGCGCTCGCCCTTCTTGTGGAGGAAGCCGGCCTTGTCGGTGGGGGAATCACACGTGGCGTAGAACGCCAGGCTTCTCTCGTTCAGCTTCATTCTCGCCCGCCCCCTGAAAAGAAAGAGTAGAGCAGGCTCTGTCAGAGACGTGGGGGCGAAAGGGCCCCAAACCAAAGACCCCGGAAGTTGTGGGAACAAGGCAAAGAAGGCCTTCAtcagccgggggtggggggggagacactCCAGGGATCTTATGTGGGAGATGGCTGCcgcttctctctcttttctttaaataaaaaaacAAGTTTATTTTAACAAAGATTGACATTCTGGATCATAGTCAAAGTAATAATCAAAAGTATGATCCAACAAAGTCAGCTGGTCACcagtaaacataagaacataagagaagccatgttggatcaggccaacggcccagccagtccaacactctgtgtcacataagaacataagagaagccatgttggatcaggccaatggcccatccagtccaacactctgtgccacataagaacataagagaagccatgttggatcaggccaatggcccatccagtccaacactctgtgccacataagaacataagagaagccatgttggatcaggtcaatggctcctccagtccagcactctgtgtcacataagaacataagagaagccatgttggatcaggccaatggcccatccagtccaacactctgtgtcacacagtggccaaaaatttatatatatacatatacccgtatttttcgcaccataaggcgctccggacgataggacgcaccttcctcctggggggcgatccgctgcccccgatccggcgcttcccctgcgcctccctgcctggctccatcttctttcagcaagcgctgggatcgctccacgtggccccgccgcaaacccagcgcttcgcgtgcgccagctgcggagggggcagcgtgtttcctccttgcctgtgtgcctggcttcagctgtgatgcttaaagcaagcgccgggatcggagggcagagggagcgatcccagcgcttgctttaagcatcagaggtggagccaggcacacaggcaaggaggaagcatgctgccctccacagccagcgctcgcaaagcgctgggtttgcggtggggccacgtggagcgatcccagggCTTGCtgaaagaagatggagccaggcagggaggcgcgggggaagcgccagattggaggcagaggcagtggatcgccccccccccgggaggaaGGTACATACCGGTACCTtagctccataagacgcacacactttccccccactttttttgggggggggagtgcgtcttatggtgcgaaaaatacagtgtgtgtatatacatatatatacacactgtggctaatagccactgatggatctctgctccatatttttctctaactctctcttgaagctggctatgcctgtagctgccaccacctcctgcggcagtgaattccacatgttaatcaccctttgggtgaagaagtacctccttttatccattctaacccgactgctcagcaatttcattgaatgcccacgagttcttgtattgtgagaaagggagaaaagtacttctttctctaccttctccatcccatgcataatcttgtaaacctctatcatgtcaccccgcagtcgatgtttctccagctaaagagccccaagcgttttaacctttcttcatagggaaagtgttccaaacctgtaatcattctagttgcccttttctgcactttttccaatgctataatatcctttgtgAAATgcgggtgaccagaattgcacacagtattccaaatgagaccgcaccatcgatttatacaggggcattatgatactggctgatttgttttcagttcccttcctaataattcccagcatggcgaaACTTCCAAACGAACCACAAGTACAAACAGTGCAaattcaaattaaaaacaaattaatgccaGACCAGTATATGATGTGCAGTTGAACAAAAATTCCCACAAGAAAAATAATCCAGAAAAGGGGACCCCTTAGCTAAAATAGTTGACCTTCGATGTGAAGTAGGCCCCCCCCTTCTAAATTATGCGTAATTTGGTCCAAAACAAAATACTCCCAGCATTAGCTTAACCACCAATTAGCCTCCACCAATGGAGGAATTGAATTCTGTCTCCAGTGCCACATTGAGCAGCAAAGAAACCAACTCCTTCTTTCATTCAGAAAGTCTAAAATCATCCCAAATGTTTAGGAGACAAATTTTAGGGGATAATGGAATCCTTACTCCTGTAATATAGACAATTTCCATAATGACTTGTGACCAAAATGAAGaaatgtccaccacatatgaaagtaCGGTAAATCCCTTTTTCACCATATCCCCTCCAGCACATTAGGAGGGAAGTGTGATAACTGGGCAGGTGTCAGATACTACCTGGACAAAACTTTAAAAGCTTGAGCTCTAATATTAAGGGACTTTGTAGAAAATAACGACAAAGATCAGATTTCTCTCCGATCCCCACTGGTAAAAGTAATTCTAAGATCTCTTTCCCAGGCCTTTTGGTAAGGCAAAGTATCTCTTTGGCCATGAAATGGCTTCTGCTTCAGAGCTGCCACCTCTTCTGAATGGACCAGGAGGAGACGCTTGCCTTGCAGACTCCACGAGAGAAAAGCGGCTCTCCtctttggtgtagcagttaagtgcacgggctcttatctgagagaaccaggtttgattccccactcctccacttgcacctgctggaatggccttgggtcagtcactgctctcgcagagctgtccttggaagggcagcttctgtcagagctctctcagccccgcctacctcacaggcaacgttccctctaagctgcagaatcttgtgagcaaaaattctactttgtgagctactggcattagtattgtgagctactggcattaaagttgtgagctgctaaataaattatggtgctctggggtcatccttcctgagctaacacaagAATGTGTGCattgaaggctaaaaatctgtgagtcagctcactctaactcagcttagagggaacactgctcagagggtgtctgttgtggggaggggaagggggttgtaggctgctctgggactccttggactagcgaagggcagggtataaatccaatctcttctcttctccttcttgtGAGGAGAGGCCCTTCTTTTGGAGGAACTGACTGGCAAATCGTAGCCTCAGAGCAACGCAAAGCCTAACTGAGTCATCAAATAGATGCCTATCGTTCAGGTTTCCTGAGAGCTCCATTCCTGAGTCACAGCTCATCAGGAAGTCAAGGTAATTGGTCCCCTGAAATACAGTTTCTTCTGGCAGGTCCCACTTATGGGCACAGGGGGTGtagcgttgccagctccaggttgggaaactcctggagatagaagatgaagatattggatttatatcccgccctccactccgaagagtctcagagcagctcacaatctcctttcctttcctcccccacaacagacaccctgtgaggtagatgaagatattggatttatatcccaccctccactccgaagagtctcagagcggctcacaatctcctttcccttcctcccccacaacagacaccctgtgaggtagatgaagatattggatttatatcccaccctccactccgaagagtctcagagaggctcacaatctcctttcccttcctcccccacaacagacaccctgtgaggtagatgaagatattggatttatatcccaccctccactccgaagagtctcagagaggctcacaatctcctttcccttcctcccccacaacagacaccctgtgaggtagatgaagatattggatttatatcccaccctccaccccgaagagtctcagagcggctcacaatctcctttcccttcctcccccacaacagacaccctgtgaggtagatgaagatattggatttatatcccaccctccactccaaagagtctcagagcggctcacaatctcctttaccttcctcccccacaacagacaccctgtgaggtgggtggggctgagagggctctcacagcagctgccctttcaaggacaacctctgccagagctatggctgacccaaggccatgccagcaggtgcaaatggaggagtggggaatcaaacccggttctcccaggtaagagtccgctcacttaaccactacaccaaactggctctctgaggatGGGGCCCGGGAAGAATggagacctcagtgaggtacaatggcatcaagtccaccctccacagaatccattttctccaggggaactgcgctCTGGAGATGAACTACAGTTCCGGGGATCTCCAGGTTttgcctggagtctggcatccctaacccCGGCCCAGCACCAAAATGTTTAGAAGAAAGGAGCCTCGATCCCTCTGGATTTTGGGAAGTtggtgggctttttttttgtagcagcgtgcagggctttttttttgtagcaagaactcctttgcattttaggccacacacccccaagtttgatcctggcggaagctgggttcaggtagctggctcaaggttgactgcagctttaccactctgctccacggggctacTTAAGGGCAAGAGAGAAATggctaaataaataattaaatcccAAGGCCCCCTGGGGTCAGTGGGATGCTGCTGGATGTTTGGATGGCGTTTAAAATACACCTTTGACTGGCAGCTAGTGGAATATCTCCCCCTGCCGTTAATTGTAAACTGGTGGCCCGAAACTCCAAAGTGCTGCCGATCTTCTGtgcagtgtatttatttatttatgtttgcaggcttatatcccaccctttcccgtaGACGGgttcaaggcggatcacaacatcaATTAAAAACCTACAGATTAAAAACCGAAAGCAATGCAATAAAACcaatatgttgttgttcagtcgcacagtcgagtccgactctttgcgaccccatggatcaaatcacgccaggccctcctgtcttccaccatcctccaaagtctgctcaaatccatattagtgacatcagtaatgctgtccagccatctcatctttcgccgtccccttcttcttttgccttctgcctttcccagcatcaggatcttctccagcgagtgctcccttctaattgggtggccaaaggatttgagcttcagcttcagcatctgaccttccagggaacagtctgggttgatttcccttaggactgactgatttgatcttcttgcagcccaagggactctcaagagtcttctccagcaccacagctcaaaagcatctattcttctgctctcggcctccttttggtccagctctcacagccatacattactactgggaataccaaaGCTTTGACTACAcgggacttttgttggcaggctgatgtctctactttttattataccgcttacgttcaccatagctgtcctcccaaggagcaaaggtcttttaatttcatggctacagtcaccaactGCAGTGACCTTggctcccagaaatgtgaagtctgtcactactgccacgtcttccccttctatttgccaaggtgtgatggggccggatgccacgaTCTTACTTTTTTCGATGCTGAGTTTcaggcctacttttgtgctctccaagagtttacagagctcttcttacagggcctactgtgagctcttggaggattggctacattggctacattagggaggtgtggcctaatatgcaaaatacgTTACAAAAAAACCAGCCCCGGCAGGGTGTTTTCGGCTACGCAGTGCTCTTATGTTCTGAAGCGCTAAAAACATGCGCATGGGAGAGAGCCGCACTGGCAGACTGTAGGCCATGGAGAATGCTGGGCCCCTTGTGTGGGAGGACAGGATGGAATCCAGACATTCGCCTGTCTCTGTTGCCCTACAACGAGAACCACCAAAGCTGCTTTCcccccagtccagagctggcagcACCTTTTCAGGAGGTCGTGGGCAGGGGGGATGTCTTTCCCCAAACCTGCTGGCTGAAATTCTCCAGGCGCCCAATGAACACACTCATCGTTTTAAAATACCTCGCTGCATTTGTGCATTCTGACTTGAAGAAgacggtagatttataccccgcccttctctctgaatcagagcagctcacaatctcctttccctgcctcccccacaacagacaccctgtgaggtgggcggggctgagagggctctcacagcagctgccctttcaaggacggagactcagagcagctcacaatctcctatatcttctcccccaacaacagacaccctgtgaggtgggtttggctgagagggctctcacagcagctgccctttcaaggacagagactcagagcagctcacaatctcctatatcttctccccccacaacagacaccctgtgaggtgggtttggctgagagggctctcacagcagctgccctttcaaggacggagactca containing:
- the PHETA1 gene encoding sesquipedalian-1 is translated as MKLNERSLAFYATCDSPTDKAGFLHKKGERNTAYHKRWFVLKGNMLFYFEDRESREPVGVIVLEGSTVELCESTEEFAFAIRFGCAKARTYILAAESQAAMEAWVKSLSRASFGYLRLVVRELEKQLEEMRRCDFSGSHRVQRRSPVYRKNRSAPNLEPAASGPAFPHETPTLPICVPPKENGCALWYNCEGPRSLPSGYPSVDRGTSGGNSHEGGLKPPPLPPRKRASSGNSCGTRGSGTEGLGYQDGACFSQLHNWYGREILELRRVWLEGQRGSIV